A DNA window from Microcystis aeruginosa NIES-843 contains the following coding sequences:
- a CDS encoding DUF6932 family protein encodes MGIPPFNQHGFLPPGEHKLDSWEELVERFGTTRRRQRLLVGLKRVLLNLQQAGCQKVYLDGSFVTKKGKPNDYDGFWESEKVNPEKLDSILLDTSLEGCREQKKKYGGELLTADTRAVNGQTIYGYYTIDVERGITKGIVCVELQLVDLQLWF; translated from the coding sequence ATGGGAATTCCTCCTTTTAATCAGCACGGCTTTTTGCCGCCGGGAGAACATAAATTAGATAGCTGGGAAGAGCTTGTAGAAAGATTTGGAACCACTCGAAGAAGACAACGTCTTCTAGTCGGACTAAAAAGAGTATTGCTAAATCTTCAACAAGCAGGTTGCCAAAAAGTCTATCTTGATGGTAGTTTTGTGACTAAAAAGGGAAAACCCAATGATTATGATGGTTTTTGGGAAAGTGAGAAAGTAAATCCAGAAAAGCTTGATAGTATCCTGCTGGATACTTCCTTAGAAGGATGTCGAGAGCAAAAGAAAAAGTATGGAGGAGAATTATTAACCGCAGATACGAGAGCCGTAAATGGTCAAACGATTTATGGTTATTATACAATAGATGTAGAAAGAGGAATTACTAAAGGTATTGTTTGCGTTGAGTTACAGTTAGTGGATTTACAGCTATGGTTTTGA
- a CDS encoding serine/threonine-protein kinase, which produces MSILCPSCLTDNPDGTQQCISCGFNLTPVSPNKTTISLHHLSIGTLLKQGQYQIEQVLGEGGFGITYKGIYRANNAPVAIKELWPEKSARQGNKVIWPASISPQIKRQQTSKFKLEASHQQKCHHANIPKIYDWFDENDTVYIVMEFIAGKSLFKILTQEKKLTEERVKRYFMQIADALKTVHNNNFLHRDIKPDNILIDPQDKAILIDFGAAREFIAGQTGDMTRTLTPGYAPYEQYSQRSKRFPATDFYAFCASIYELLTGQLPIEAPDRASALLQQRSSDPLIPPRQLNPDISNLMETVILTGMRINVEDRFQTADELIDALKGQFVSPLQKKARELVKQGKLVEAVQSYEKCLSNEPNNGAAAVEQALLQIHLNDTQAEIAAQKAIQLNPNDGRGYGVLGLVYCHQNNWESAVQQLQKGAKLSPQALWIQVNLAWSFGKIGHWQEAESAINTALKLDSNNLFALGIQAWITFNQNQFKATIGAASKAITKSKQNPSQKNQQIQYWVYPYLLAALDKATTSQQSQDLDRRIQDCLTQIQDHPFAWGFKGWKQAQQGLWSQALPCFQQASRHPNAAPWVLINTAICHEHLNNPSEALQIYQAYLQKNGEEHFIAYRLGTLLAQLGQWKQAKTHLEQAIQLKPDYPEAYHNLGWVLLNLKTADGQIQYARELLSYYRQAITLYNQQDKSHLARMLAQALTEADV; this is translated from the coding sequence ATGTCTATCCTCTGTCCAAGCTGTCTAACTGATAACCCTGATGGAACACAACAATGTATTAGTTGTGGTTTTAATCTCACCCCTGTATCCCCTAACAAAACTACCATATCACTCCATCATCTCAGCATCGGAACTTTACTCAAACAGGGACAATATCAGATCGAACAAGTTTTAGGTGAAGGGGGATTTGGCATTACCTATAAAGGAATTTATCGAGCGAATAATGCTCCTGTGGCTATCAAAGAACTTTGGCCAGAAAAATCCGCTAGACAAGGAAATAAAGTTATTTGGCCTGCCTCTATTTCTCCTCAAATAAAACGACAACAAACCAGTAAATTTAAGCTAGAAGCCAGCCATCAACAAAAATGTCATCATGCCAATATCCCTAAAATTTATGATTGGTTTGACGAAAACGATACAGTTTATATTGTCATGGAATTTATTGCGGGAAAATCTCTTTTTAAAATCCTGACCCAAGAAAAAAAGCTAACTGAAGAGCGAGTTAAACGCTATTTTATGCAAATTGCTGATGCCTTAAAAACCGTCCACAATAATAATTTTTTACACCGGGATATTAAACCTGACAATATTTTAATTGATCCTCAAGATAAAGCGATTTTAATTGACTTTGGTGCAGCGAGAGAATTTATCGCCGGTCAAACAGGAGACATGACCAGAACCTTAACCCCGGGTTATGCTCCTTATGAACAATATAGTCAAAGGAGTAAACGTTTTCCTGCCACGGATTTTTATGCTTTTTGTGCTTCAATCTATGAACTTTTAACCGGACAATTACCAATTGAAGCACCGGATAGAGCTAGTGCATTATTGCAGCAACGTTCATCAGATCCTCTCATTCCACCCCGACAACTCAATCCAGATATTTCTAATTTAATGGAAACTGTTATCCTAACTGGAATGAGAATTAATGTTGAGGATCGTTTCCAAACTGCTGACGAACTGATTGATGCGCTCAAAGGTCAATTTGTTTCTCCTTTACAAAAAAAAGCAAGAGAGTTAGTTAAACAAGGAAAACTTGTCGAAGCAGTTCAAAGTTACGAGAAATGTTTAAGCAACGAACCCAATAATGGTGCAGCTGCTGTTGAACAAGCGTTATTGCAAATCCATCTTAATGATACTCAAGCTGAAATTGCTGCCCAAAAAGCAATTCAACTAAACCCTAATGATGGTAGAGGGTACGGAGTTTTAGGCTTGGTATATTGCCATCAAAATAACTGGGAATCCGCCGTACAACAACTACAAAAAGGGGCTAAACTTTCACCTCAAGCTCTTTGGATACAAGTGAATTTAGCCTGGTCATTCGGTAAAATTGGTCATTGGCAAGAAGCAGAATCCGCTATCAACACAGCCCTAAAACTTGATAGTAACAATCTCTTTGCTCTCGGAATTCAAGCTTGGATTACCTTCAATCAAAATCAATTTAAAGCCACTATTGGTGCTGCTAGTAAAGCAATTACTAAATCCAAACAAAACCCCTCCCAAAAGAATCAACAAATTCAATATTGGGTTTATCCCTACCTGCTTGCCGCTCTTGACAAAGCCACCACTAGCCAACAAAGCCAAGATTTAGACCGGCGCATTCAAGACTGTCTGACTCAAATTCAAGACCATCCCTTTGCTTGGGGTTTCAAAGGTTGGAAACAAGCTCAACAAGGGTTATGGAGTCAGGCTCTTCCTTGCTTTCAACAAGCTAGTCGTCACCCCAACGCAGCCCCCTGGGTGCTTATCAATACGGCTATTTGCCATGAGCATCTCAACAATCCCTCGGAGGCCCTTCAAATTTATCAAGCTTACCTACAGAAAAATGGTGAGGAGCATTTTATTGCCTATCGACTAGGAACATTACTCGCTCAATTGGGACAATGGAAGCAAGCGAAAACTCATCTGGAGCAGGCGATTCAACTCAAACCTGACTACCCTGAAGCCTACCACAATTTAGGCTGGGTATTACTTAATCTAAAAACTGCCGATGGACAAATCCAATATGCCCGCGAACTCTTATCCTACTATCGTCAAGCCATTACTCTCTACAATCAACAAGATAAATCCCATCTAGCCAGAATGCTCGCTCAAGCTTTAACAGAGGCTGACGTTTAA
- a CDS encoding protein phosphatase 2C domain-containing protein, which produces MTSPSTENFSPLLIQEKESFSMADYQIEIIAYLGLLTADVYYFKVKFQPIADLDGEKGETSSQLGLLRVGSLNSSLDRELQLRKILQNYSLIAPLIADIQVDSAIINPLSIKEKSQEVDEKQNEDIATEQIVSEDSEFVNITSTKDDDSGENQSAETDYLEEEYYPETAVENETKPEKLLLLTRFPQENLTLEAWLKAEHSQEEALTLVIQVCQLFSYIAKQNWYLINLLPQFIEIDKPLKIFDLTCAYSIEESLTSGVIGDYCAPELAASRSINESMSSYTIAALLYQTTHKKLPQSDQIISLEIAPIPRLYQLLKIALSSLPEERFPLAQFLSLLIETRHSLRSLKVQWNIASYSTVGLSTERLQNEDNYGVRQQHLSNSETLILGVVADGMGGMSQGEVASQIAVKTILQDSLPPEFKTGEQRNEWLLNLFQKANISIADTVRNGGTTLSVVLAINDSLMIAHVGDSRIYLIRQGKIKQLSEDHSLVAMLVANGEITEEESLTHPDRNVLLKSIGSKKHLSEGYVQNLTRTTGNLSMTLENEDILLLCSDGVWDLVPTQELAEIFSQFESLQMAVDQTIQRVINQGATDNATLLAMQCFMTSGT; this is translated from the coding sequence ATGACTTCACCATCGACAGAAAACTTCTCCCCCCTGCTTATTCAAGAAAAAGAATCTTTTTCTATGGCAGATTATCAGATAGAAATTATCGCCTATCTAGGGTTATTAACCGCAGATGTTTATTACTTCAAAGTCAAGTTTCAACCCATTGCCGATCTCGATGGGGAAAAGGGCGAAACATCTTCTCAATTGGGACTTTTGCGTGTCGGCTCTCTTAATAGTAGTCTCGATCGGGAACTGCAACTGAGAAAAATTCTTCAAAACTACAGCTTAATCGCTCCACTTATCGCTGATATTCAAGTAGATTCAGCTATTATTAATCCCCTATCAATCAAGGAAAAATCCCAGGAGGTAGATGAAAAACAAAATGAAGATATTGCCACTGAACAAATAGTCTCGGAAGATTCTGAATTTGTCAATATTACTTCAACAAAAGATGATGATTCTGGAGAAAATCAGTCCGCAGAAACAGACTATTTAGAAGAAGAATACTACCCAGAAACAGCAGTCGAAAACGAGACGAAACCAGAAAAACTTCTTCTGTTAACGCGATTTCCTCAAGAAAACTTGACTTTAGAAGCTTGGCTAAAAGCAGAACATTCTCAAGAAGAAGCACTAACGTTAGTGATTCAAGTTTGTCAGTTATTTTCTTATATAGCTAAACAAAACTGGTATTTAATCAACCTGCTTCCCCAGTTTATAGAAATAGACAAACCCCTCAAAATCTTTGACTTAACCTGCGCTTACTCAATTGAAGAAAGCCTGACTTCTGGTGTTATCGGAGATTATTGCGCTCCTGAACTTGCGGCAAGTCGCTCTATCAATGAATCAATGAGCAGTTATACTATCGCCGCTTTATTGTATCAAACTACCCATAAAAAATTACCTCAATCTGACCAGATTATTAGTTTAGAAATTGCTCCGATTCCGCGTCTTTATCAACTGCTGAAAATTGCCTTGTCCTCTCTTCCAGAAGAACGCTTTCCCCTGGCTCAATTTCTCAGCTTATTAATCGAAACTCGCCATTCACTACGAAGTCTGAAAGTGCAGTGGAATATTGCCAGTTATTCAACCGTTGGACTTTCAACAGAACGCCTACAAAATGAAGATAACTACGGTGTAAGACAACAACACCTCAGTAATTCAGAAACCCTTATTTTAGGCGTTGTAGCTGACGGTATGGGAGGAATGTCCCAAGGAGAAGTAGCTAGTCAAATTGCTGTTAAAACTATATTACAAGACTCCCTTCCTCCAGAATTTAAAACAGGAGAACAGCGTAATGAATGGCTACTTAATTTATTTCAAAAAGCCAACATATCTATTGCTGATACTGTTCGTAATGGCGGAACAACTTTAAGTGTTGTATTAGCGATCAATGATAGCTTAATGATAGCCCATGTGGGAGATAGTCGAATTTATTTAATACGACAAGGAAAAATTAAACAACTAAGTGAAGATCATTCACTGGTAGCTATGTTAGTGGCTAACGGTGAAATAACAGAAGAGGAAAGTTTAACCCATCCAGATCGAAATGTCTTACTCAAATCTATCGGTTCAAAAAAACATTTAAGTGAAGGCTATGTGCAGAATTTAACTCGCACCACTGGCAATTTATCAATGACTTTAGAAAATGAAGATATTTTACTTCTCTGTTCTGACGGAGTTTGGGATTTAGTACCGACTCAGGAACTGGCAGAAATTTTTAGTCAATTTGAATCTTTACAAATGGCAGTTGATCAAACCATTCAAAGAGTTATTAATCAAGGAGCAACCGATAATGCAACGCTTTTAGCTATGCAATGTTTTATGACTTCTGGCACTTAA
- a CDS encoding FHA domain-containing protein translates to MAIVCKVCGYDQNPQGAEYCDACGAELTPSTPPTPPTPVIPDPIPEPTPMPIPQPIAETITLTPEPLPQPITPAITTTARLIAKHPNAPVAEFFIDGFTLIGIFDSDTGPVDVDLEKFPDNETVSRNHAEIYPDGGTWKIKDLGSLNGVFIKPIGQTRFNARITAPTPLSSGDEIAIAKIRFLFQTP, encoded by the coding sequence ATGGCTATTGTTTGCAAAGTTTGTGGCTACGATCAAAACCCCCAGGGAGCAGAATACTGTGATGCTTGTGGTGCAGAATTGACCCCATCGACACCACCTACACCTCCCACACCTGTCATCCCCGATCCCATCCCAGAACCCACACCCATGCCAATTCCCCAACCGATTGCCGAGACGATAACACTCACGCCGGAACCGCTGCCCCAACCGATTACTCCGGCAATAACAACAACGGCCCGACTGATTGCCAAGCACCCTAACGCCCCGGTTGCTGAATTTTTCATTGATGGTTTTACCTTGATTGGCATCTTTGACTCGGACACCGGACCTGTGGATGTGGACTTAGAAAAATTCCCCGATAACGAAACCGTTTCCCGCAACCATGCGGAAATTTATCCCGATGGAGGAACTTGGAAAATTAAAGACCTCGGTTCTCTGAATGGGGTTTTTATTAAACCCATCGGTCAAACTCGCTTTAACGCCAGAATAACTGCTCCGACCCCTCTCAGTTCTGGTGATGAGATTGCGATCGCTAAAATTCGCTTTCTTTTCCAAACTCCTTAA
- a CDS encoding vWA domain-containing protein, protein MLNVSITPHREFLPADTPDQRLFIMLKLRPTQEVAQTRPSTTFVFLIDTSGSMYEIVAGDFQPTGETYMQDGKEYTRVVGGIAKIDMVIESLRTLINSGRFTPEDRIALIQFDDQASTLIGLTPVTQTRQLEDAIAKLRNFSGGTCMGRGINQALALLANQSMTSRHTMIFTDGDTFDEDDCQNLAQQFASQGISITALGVGEFNENLLTDISGKTGGHCRHIVPGTASGNDVSITDLPNLLLADYQQAQQEVINNLVLSLKTVQGVKLLRLTRVYPDLAEFSLNQAPYPIGAAKAKDETIFILEFAIDSRPSSKIRLAQLGLTYDIPGLNRRGELLPQNVVVQFVPGQGGTAQVDQEVMGYVQQRNISQLVDDATRMAESNPQQAEKLLETARRITVQIGNDAMLESLNEGIEELRKTRQISSGTRKTVKMGSRGKTVKMGDDLNDDLSEETIRKLTGT, encoded by the coding sequence ATGCTTAACGTATCTATTACCCCCCATCGAGAATTTTTACCGGCCGATACTCCAGATCAGCGACTGTTTATTATGCTGAAGTTGCGACCAACCCAAGAAGTCGCTCAAACCCGTCCTTCTACTACCTTTGTCTTTCTAATTGACACCAGTGGCTCGATGTACGAAATTGTGGCCGGCGATTTTCAACCCACCGGTGAAACTTATATGCAAGATGGGAAGGAATACACGAGAGTGGTGGGCGGCATTGCCAAAATCGACATGGTTATTGAGTCGCTTCGCACCCTGATTAATTCAGGACGCTTCACCCCGGAAGATCGGATTGCTCTGATCCAATTTGACGATCAAGCCTCTACTCTGATTGGCTTAACACCAGTTACCCAAACCCGTCAACTGGAAGATGCGATCGCAAAACTGCGAAATTTTAGCGGTGGAACTTGTATGGGGAGAGGCATTAATCAAGCCCTTGCTCTCCTAGCTAATCAAAGCATGACTAGCCGCCATACCATGATTTTTACCGATGGCGACACCTTTGATGAAGATGATTGCCAAAACTTAGCCCAACAATTTGCCAGTCAAGGGATTTCGATTACGGCCCTGGGTGTGGGCGAGTTTAACGAAAACTTGCTCACAGACATAAGCGGCAAGACGGGAGGGCATTGCCGTCACATTGTTCCAGGAACGGCTAGTGGTAACGATGTTTCTATTACCGATCTTCCTAACCTTCTACTGGCAGACTATCAGCAAGCCCAGCAAGAAGTAATTAACAATCTTGTCCTCAGCTTAAAAACTGTTCAGGGAGTCAAACTGCTGCGCCTTACCCGTGTTTATCCCGATTTGGCAGAATTTTCCTTAAATCAAGCTCCCTATCCCATTGGTGCCGCCAAAGCAAAGGATGAAACCATCTTCATCTTAGAATTTGCTATCGATAGTCGTCCTAGTTCAAAAATTCGTCTGGCTCAACTGGGCTTGACTTATGACATTCCTGGCTTAAACCGACGGGGGGAATTACTACCGCAGAACGTTGTTGTCCAGTTTGTGCCTGGACAGGGGGGGACAGCGCAGGTCGATCAAGAAGTTATGGGATACGTTCAACAACGCAATATTTCCCAATTAGTTGACGACGCAACCCGCATGGCAGAGAGTAACCCCCAACAAGCTGAAAAACTCCTGGAAACTGCCCGTCGTATCACAGTTCAAATTGGCAATGATGCTATGCTCGAATCTCTCAATGAAGGGATTGAAGAATTGCGAAAAACTCGTCAGATTTCCTCTGGAACTCGCAAAACCGTGAAAATGGGATCGAGAGGAAAAACTGTCAAGATGGGCGATGACCTCAACGACGATCTCTCGGAAGAAACTATTCGGAAACTAACCGGTACTTGA
- a CDS encoding VWA domain-containing protein, with protein MQNLFGQIRRNLRKLLIFGLCGAGGCLVAAIALGEVFLTVTERPPIVEQNPQSVVMLIDTSGSMNDDNKLQEAKNAAKAFIERQDPSVNRFAVVGFGSQVQIGTGLTSDLATLNQAIDNLSDGGGTRMDLGLATAIEQLESSSSDRHILLFTDGQPAPAPSPEQIDIMIVLDVTSSMNEEIAGVQQGIQNFAQELKKRKLDAQIGLIAFGDRLFGEEPQILNFDGSVFTPDSDRFSEQIGSIQQVNGNDPPESSLDALALAARQPFRSHATKVILLITDAPPLIPDREIPSLEATTNVLKENQIAQLHLVIQPDDRATFEQLQLSAPGETFLLGETAAGRQGFESVLPTIGKAIAETTLKEEDRQPIVEATLNIGQTALSQKINIIAVGTGDADQNFLTQLTGEDKKVFYANSGEFDQAFQSAAKLIYDSQLIGEQKQNQGILYTLLSQSLPKNQLQTPQFRFIYDALRTGGWTAILSVGASLALIVGQNLYQRRRRLLSLGETSIGTVGGIVAGLVAGSSGLLVSRFLIQSIPTLAPGGPLLGWTILGTMLGGGMARFVPNLKIGRAVLGGFLGGAMGGMGFVLQAGASNEMAGRLAGSAILGFCIGMMIALLELLTRQAKLIVHWSPTEQREFLLGSRPIILGSSSEANIYLPKKQGYAPITAQVFQKGENIIMQYNSSYGQAKGMKKLEHQLKDGDRRKFGQITLEVKTSPEPSNRIISTH; from the coding sequence ATGCAGAACTTATTCGGCCAGATCAGGCGAAATCTCAGAAAACTCCTAATTTTTGGATTATGTGGTGCGGGAGGATGTTTGGTAGCGGCGATCGCACTAGGAGAGGTTTTTCTCACGGTGACTGAACGTCCGCCGATTGTCGAACAGAATCCTCAATCTGTCGTAATGTTGATTGATACCTCCGGCAGCATGAACGATGACAATAAATTACAAGAGGCGAAAAATGCCGCTAAAGCCTTTATCGAGCGACAGGACCCCTCGGTTAATCGCTTCGCGGTGGTCGGTTTCGGCAGTCAGGTTCAAATTGGCACAGGACTAACCTCCGATTTAGCCACCCTCAATCAAGCCATTGACAATTTATCTGATGGTGGGGGGACAAGAATGGATTTAGGACTGGCAACGGCGATTGAGCAACTAGAGTCTAGCAGCTCCGATCGTCATATCTTGCTGTTTACAGATGGACAACCCGCCCCGGCTCCTTCTCCAGAACAAATTGATATTATGATTGTTCTCGACGTTACTAGCAGTATGAATGAGGAGATCGCCGGAGTACAACAAGGCATCCAAAACTTTGCCCAAGAACTCAAAAAACGGAAACTTGATGCTCAAATAGGCCTAATCGCTTTTGGCGATCGCTTATTTGGCGAAGAGCCGCAAATTCTCAATTTTGATGGTTCTGTATTTACCCCTGATAGCGATCGCTTTAGTGAGCAAATCGGCAGCATTCAACAGGTTAACGGCAATGATCCGCCAGAAAGTAGCTTAGATGCTCTGGCATTAGCTGCCCGTCAGCCTTTCCGTTCCCATGCAACCAAAGTCATACTGCTGATTACTGATGCTCCTCCTTTAATACCCGATCGAGAAATTCCTTCTTTAGAAGCAACCACTAATGTTTTAAAGGAAAATCAAATTGCTCAACTGCACTTAGTCATTCAACCTGATGATCGCGCTACTTTTGAACAACTGCAACTCTCCGCACCTGGAGAAACCTTCTTACTCGGTGAAACCGCCGCAGGACGACAAGGATTTGAAAGTGTACTCCCCACCATCGGTAAAGCCATCGCTGAAACAACCCTGAAAGAAGAAGATCGCCAACCGATTGTAGAGGCGACCCTAAACATCGGTCAAACTGCTCTGAGCCAAAAAATCAATATTATTGCCGTCGGAACAGGAGATGCCGATCAAAACTTTCTGACTCAACTGACGGGAGAAGATAAAAAAGTCTTCTATGCTAATTCCGGAGAATTTGACCAAGCCTTTCAATCTGCGGCAAAACTCATCTATGATTCGCAGCTGATCGGAGAACAAAAGCAAAATCAAGGAATTTTATACACTTTACTGAGCCAATCTCTTCCTAAAAATCAACTGCAAACCCCTCAATTTAGATTTATCTATGATGCCTTGCGGACGGGTGGCTGGACGGCTATCCTGTCTGTGGGTGCTTCTTTAGCGTTAATTGTCGGGCAGAACCTCTATCAACGTCGCCGCCGCCTTCTTTCCCTGGGCGAGACAAGCATCGGTACAGTGGGGGGAATCGTTGCTGGATTGGTTGCCGGTAGCTCAGGACTCCTTGTCTCTCGTTTTCTCATTCAAAGCATTCCCACCCTTGCCCCAGGGGGGCCACTTCTGGGTTGGACGATTTTAGGGACAATGCTTGGCGGCGGCATGGCTCGTTTTGTCCCCAATCTGAAAATCGGCAGGGCGGTATTGGGCGGGTTTCTCGGTGGCGCGATGGGAGGAATGGGTTTTGTTTTGCAAGCTGGAGCGAGTAATGAGATGGCCGGACGTTTAGCGGGTTCAGCGATTTTGGGTTTTTGTATTGGCATGATGATCGCTCTTTTGGAACTGCTGACTCGACAAGCTAAACTGATCGTGCATTGGAGTCCTACGGAACAACGAGAATTTTTATTAGGCTCTCGCCCGATCATTTTGGGCAGTTCCTCGGAAGCCAATATTTACTTACCCAAAAAACAGGGTTATGCCCCGATCACGGCTCAGGTTTTTCAAAAAGGGGAAAACATTATCATGCAGTATAACTCGTCCTATGGACAAGCCAAGGGGATGAAAAAACTAGAGCATCAATTAAAGGATGGTGATCGCCGGAAATTTGGACAGATTACGCTGGAGGTAAAAACATCGCCCGAACCGTCCAATCGAATAATATCAACTCATTAA
- a CDS encoding dynamin family protein produces the protein MIMHNNHSQQIPDNSQKIQSTIQQFQDYFAIYESVFPYLPIKDTEKSSIEKRKDWISKLKQTEFHVAFLGSYSAGKSTIINGILGREILPEANTSTTAFPTIVKKGEKDQAFIYFMDDKAQRILYDSFITEIGHKIGKNLSNESHEPLGRHFQSIEEAIKQYETETGSSIDQQALGKSRLLVRNLTNPNSNYQGRKEIQLSELGNYVEGYEGAIYVDKIEVFVENLNIADGIVLVDLPGLGVDNKRHEEFTQDYIKEKAKAFVVCINPFNVLQGKEIEFLAEINKKNPTIIQRAFWVINQWDLPDNTHKLEAINSFNQRVGDYNFTIKEERKFQTSALNYLLLKTIAQGTINQSQKLRGHLDNLKKIGLENEPSKDQAKDLLLHHPDIVLFSQFLESLYKYLNKEAKDEFIADARKELLEIIRKLERLLKEPYHQYSQISNPQDDMKIRAVSSQSRFFIDQLKKKVKEFSQQIRTHEDSQFWKESDTHEVIRELDKKIMQIDKKELKNYLSEGLDINGHISRLPNFVTEKIKLTSSMRKKLISVVDIPFTQRLSTLLSDLQTINLSYLPEEVLKKLEDNLCERDISMRLSGLADALFYQYGDELETIGLSLKDCSGQTFSERLDQALKMYKDKLEECTKKLVKELNTNIWYSLKNHAEYLEEKLLELFNDCQDEISSQIAQTIKLDEAIASEVTKQTTITNSYEKLITLKSSIKSSLETQIPVEVEQFTR, from the coding sequence ATGATCATGCACAATAACCACTCACAACAAATTCCGGATAATTCTCAAAAAATTCAATCCACTATTCAACAGTTTCAGGATTACTTCGCTATTTATGAGAGTGTTTTTCCTTATCTACCTATTAAAGACACGGAGAAATCCTCAATTGAAAAACGAAAAGACTGGATTAGTAAGTTGAAACAAACAGAATTTCATGTCGCTTTTCTCGGTTCTTATTCGGCGGGAAAATCAACAATAATTAATGGAATTTTAGGACGAGAAATTCTCCCTGAAGCCAATACATCAACCACTGCATTTCCCACTATCGTTAAAAAAGGAGAAAAAGATCAAGCCTTTATTTACTTTATGGATGACAAAGCGCAAAGGATACTTTACGATAGTTTTATAACTGAAATTGGTCACAAAATTGGTAAAAATTTGTCAAATGAATCTCATGAACCTCTGGGAAGACACTTTCAAAGCATTGAGGAAGCCATTAAACAATATGAAACAGAAACTGGAAGTTCTATCGATCAACAAGCTTTAGGCAAAAGTAGATTGCTTGTAAGAAATTTGACAAATCCAAATTCCAATTATCAAGGAAGAAAAGAAATTCAACTATCAGAACTTGGCAACTATGTAGAAGGCTATGAAGGAGCAATTTATGTTGATAAAATTGAAGTGTTTGTAGAAAATTTGAATATTGCGGACGGCATTGTATTGGTTGATTTACCAGGACTAGGGGTGGACAATAAACGCCATGAAGAATTTACTCAAGACTACATCAAAGAGAAAGCAAAAGCTTTTGTCGTTTGTATCAACCCTTTCAATGTTCTTCAAGGGAAAGAAATAGAATTTTTAGCTGAAATCAATAAGAAGAATCCAACGATTATTCAAAGGGCATTTTGGGTTATTAATCAATGGGATTTACCGGATAATACTCACAAACTAGAAGCTATTAATAGCTTTAATCAACGGGTTGGCGACTATAATTTTACCATTAAGGAAGAGCGGAAATTTCAGACTTCTGCCCTCAACTATTTATTGTTAAAGACAATTGCTCAAGGAACAATTAACCAAAGTCAAAAATTACGAGGACATCTTGACAATTTGAAAAAAATTGGCTTAGAAAACGAGCCTTCTAAGGATCAAGCTAAAGACTTGCTCCTTCATCATCCGGATATTGTTCTCTTTTCTCAATTCCTTGAATCTCTATATAAATATTTGAATAAAGAGGCAAAAGATGAGTTTATTGCAGATGCGAGAAAAGAACTTCTGGAGATTATCCGTAAATTAGAGCGATTGTTGAAAGAACCCTATCATCAATATAGTCAAATCTCCAATCCTCAAGATGACATGAAAATACGTGCTGTTAGTTCACAATCTCGGTTTTTTATAGATCAGTTGAAGAAAAAAGTTAAAGAATTTTCCCAACAAATTCGCACGCACGAAGATAGTCAATTTTGGAAAGAGTCTGACACCCATGAAGTGATTCGAGAACTTGACAAAAAAATAATGCAAATAGATAAAAAAGAACTGAAAAATTATCTGAGTGAAGGACTAGATATTAATGGTCATATATCTAGATTACCTAATTTTGTAACTGAAAAAATCAAACTGACTTCATCGATGAGAAAAAAATTAATATCGGTAGTCGATATTCCTTTTACCCAGCGATTAAGTACACTTCTCAGTGATTTACAAACCATTAACCTAAGTTATTTACCCGAAGAAGTGTTAAAAAAACTAGAAGATAACCTTTGTGAACGAGATATTTCGATGAGATTAAGTGGTCTAGCTGATGCTTTATTCTATCAGTATGGAGACGAGCTTGAGACGATTGGATTGAGTCTCAAAGACTGTAGTGGTCAGACATTTTCTGAGCGTTTAGATCAAGCCCTAAAAATGTATAAAGATAAACTGGAAGAATGCACAAAAAAACTTGTCAAAGAGTTGAACACAAATATTTGGTATAGCCTGAAAAATCATGCAGAATATTTGGAAGAAAAGTTACTGGAACTATTTAATGATTGCCAAGATGAAATATCCAGTCAAATTGCCCAAACTATCAAGCTTGATGAGGCTATTGCTTCTGAAGTTACTAAACAAACTACGATCACTAATAGTTACGAAAAACTGATTACTTTAAAAAGCTCAATTAAGAGTAGTTTAGAAACACAAATCCCTGTAGAGGTTGAACAATTTACTCGCTAA